A region of Alphaproteobacteria bacterium DNA encodes the following proteins:
- the nuoG gene encoding NADH-quinone oxidoreductase subunit NuoG — protein MPKLTIDGTEIEVAGGTSVLQACEQLGIEVPRFCYHDRLSVPANCRMCLVEVEKAPKPVASCAMPCADGMIVKTTTDLVKRARQNVMAMLLINHPLDCPICDQGGECDLQDQAVGYGFDHSTYNEEKRAVTDKDLGPLVETHMTRCIQCTRCIRFCDEIAGVSELGGFERSEHLEIGTYVKRAITSELSGNLIDVCPVGALTNKPYAFRARPWELQTTESIDVMDAVGSNIRIDARGNEVMRILPRLNEDVNEEWIDDKTRFACDGLTRQRLDRPYVRRDGKLQPVTWDEALAAIAEKLRGLSGQKVAAIAGDLADCDSMFALKDLMAGIGSPHLDCRQDGATYDVTQRAGYVMNSGIAGIDDSDCILLVGTDPRHEAAIVNARIRKRWLAGGLRVGVIGPKLDLTYPYQHLGDGALALGDLLDGKNAFAAILAAAKRPMLIAGAGLLARADGAAMQILLSNAAAKFNMMRPDWNGFNVLQNAASRVGGLDMGFLPQGGMATNQILAAAEQGSIEVLYLLGADEIDMSKLGKTFVIYQGHHGDRGAHRADIILPGAAYTEKTALYVNTEGRPQLARQAVFPPGEAKEDWKIIRALSEAVGKKLPYDSHHELQRRMMSKIPHWQKLDMVMPAPWGNFGREGEVGSSPFALPVKNFYLTNAICRASPTMAKCVEEILSPATAEAAE, from the coding sequence ATGCCTAAGCTAACCATAGACGGCACGGAAATCGAAGTCGCGGGCGGCACCAGCGTCCTGCAGGCCTGCGAGCAATTGGGCATCGAAGTGCCGCGCTTTTGCTATCACGACCGGCTGAGCGTCCCGGCGAATTGCCGCATGTGCCTGGTTGAAGTCGAGAAAGCGCCCAAGCCGGTGGCGAGCTGCGCCATGCCATGCGCCGACGGCATGATCGTCAAAACGACGACCGATCTGGTCAAGCGCGCGCGGCAGAATGTCATGGCGATGCTGCTGATCAATCATCCGCTGGATTGCCCGATCTGCGACCAGGGCGGCGAATGCGACTTGCAGGATCAAGCCGTCGGCTACGGCTTCGACCACAGCACATACAATGAAGAAAAGCGCGCGGTGACGGATAAAGACCTCGGCCCGCTGGTCGAAACCCATATGACCCGCTGCATCCAATGCACGCGCTGCATCCGGTTCTGCGACGAGATCGCGGGCGTATCGGAACTCGGCGGCTTCGAGCGCAGCGAGCATCTCGAAATCGGCACTTATGTCAAACGCGCGATCACGTCGGAACTGTCCGGCAATCTGATCGACGTGTGCCCGGTCGGCGCGCTGACCAACAAGCCTTATGCTTTCCGCGCCCGTCCGTGGGAATTGCAGACCACCGAGAGCATCGACGTGATGGACGCCGTCGGCAGCAATATCCGCATCGACGCGCGCGGCAACGAAGTCATGCGCATTCTGCCGCGCCTGAACGAAGATGTGAACGAGGAATGGATCGACGACAAAACCCGTTTCGCCTGCGACGGCCTGACCAGGCAGCGTCTCGACCGGCCCTATGTGCGCCGCGACGGCAAATTACAGCCCGTCACCTGGGACGAGGCGCTGGCCGCGATCGCGGAAAAACTGCGCGGCCTGTCCGGGCAGAAAGTCGCCGCCATCGCGGGCGACCTCGCCGATTGCGACAGCATGTTCGCGCTGAAGGATTTGATGGCGGGCATCGGCTCGCCGCATCTCGATTGCCGCCAGGACGGGGCGACTTATGACGTAACCCAGCGCGCCGGCTATGTCATGAATAGCGGCATCGCGGGCATCGATGACTCGGATTGCATCCTGTTGGTCGGCACCGATCCTCGCCACGAAGCGGCTATCGTCAATGCGCGTATTCGCAAACGCTGGCTGGCGGGCGGGCTGCGCGTCGGCGTCATCGGCCCCAAGCTCGACCTGACCTATCCCTATCAGCATCTTGGCGATGGCGCTCTGGCTCTCGGCGACCTGCTGGACGGAAAGAACGCCTTCGCGGCGATACTGGCGGCGGCGAAGCGTCCCATGCTGATTGCAGGAGCCGGACTGCTGGCCCGTGCCGACGGGGCGGCGATGCAAATCCTGCTCAGCAATGCGGCGGCGAAATTCAATATGATGCGCCCGGACTGGAACGGCTTTAACGTCCTGCAAAACGCGGCGTCGCGCGTCGGCGGCTTGGATATGGGCTTCCTGCCGCAAGGTGGCATGGCGACCAATCAAATTCTCGCGGCGGCGGAACAGGGCAGTATCGAAGTGCTGTATCTGCTCGGCGCCGACGAAATCGACATGTCGAAGCTGGGCAAGACCTTCGTGATCTATCAGGGGCATCACGGCGATCGCGGCGCACATCGCGCCGACATTATCCTGCCGGGAGCCGCCTATACCGAAAAGACAGCGCTCTACGTCAATACCGAAGGCAGGCCGCAATTGGCGCGCCAGGCCGTGTTCCCGCCCGGTGAAGCCAAGGAAGACTGGAAAATCATCCGCGCTTTGTCGGAGGCCGTCGGCAAAAAGCTGCCTTACGACTCTCACCATGAATTGCAGCGGCGCATGATGTCCAAGATTCCCCATTGGCAAAAACTGGACATGGTGATGCCCGCGCCATGGGGGAATTTCGGCCGGGAAGGGGAGGTCGGCTCTTCGCCTTTTGCTCTGCCGGTAAAAAATTTCTATCTGACCAACGCCATCTGCCGCGCCTCGCCGACGATGGCGAAATGCGTCGAGGAAATCCTGTCGCCCGCGACAGCCGAAGCGGCGGAGTGA
- the nuoF gene encoding NADH-quinone oxidoreductase subunit NuoF: protein MLDDKDRIFTNLYGFEPWQLDGAKARGVWNGTAALIGLGRDKIIEEIKASCLRGRGGAGFPTGMKWSFMPKESKDGRPNYLVVNADESEPGTCKDRDILRYEPHRLLEGMLIAGFAMNAHTSYIYIRGEFYNEALHVQQAIDEAYAAGLLGKNAAGSGWDMDIYLHRGAGAYICGEETALLESLEGKKGYPRNKPPFPAGAGLYACPTTVNNVETIAVVPEILHRGGAWFAGIGRANNTGTKVFCISGHVNQPCNVEEAMGIPLKELIEKHAGGVRGGWHNLLAIIPGGSSTPLLPREICDTVLMDFDSLKAVKSGLGTAGVIVMDQSTDIIYAIARLSRFYMHESCGQCTPCREGTGWLYRMMQRMVRGQAKVEEIDRLLEVTRQIEGHTICAHGDAAGWPIQGLIRHFRPVMEERIMQYRKQAA, encoded by the coding sequence ATGCTCGACGATAAAGACCGCATCTTCACCAATCTCTACGGCTTCGAGCCATGGCAGCTCGACGGCGCGAAGGCGCGCGGCGTATGGAACGGCACCGCGGCGCTGATCGGCTTGGGCCGCGACAAGATCATCGAAGAGATAAAAGCTTCCTGCCTGCGCGGACGGGGAGGGGCCGGTTTCCCGACCGGCATGAAATGGTCGTTCATGCCTAAGGAGTCGAAGGACGGCAGGCCGAATTATCTTGTGGTCAATGCCGATGAATCCGAACCGGGCACCTGCAAAGACCGCGATATTCTGCGCTATGAGCCGCATCGTTTGCTCGAAGGCATGCTGATCGCCGGGTTCGCGATGAATGCGCACACGTCTTACATATATATTCGCGGCGAATTCTATAACGAAGCCTTGCATGTTCAGCAGGCCATCGACGAAGCCTACGCCGCCGGTCTGCTCGGCAAGAACGCCGCCGGTTCCGGCTGGGACATGGATATCTATCTGCATCGCGGGGCGGGCGCGTATATCTGCGGCGAAGAGACCGCGCTGCTCGAAAGCCTGGAAGGCAAAAAGGGCTATCCGCGCAACAAGCCGCCGTTCCCGGCGGGCGCGGGGCTATATGCCTGCCCGACGACGGTCAATAATGTGGAAACCATCGCGGTCGTGCCGGAAATTCTGCATCGCGGCGGCGCATGGTTCGCGGGCATCGGCCGCGCCAACAATACCGGTACCAAGGTTTTCTGCATTTCGGGCCACGTCAACCAGCCCTGCAACGTCGAAGAAGCGATGGGCATCCCGCTCAAGGAATTGATCGAAAAACATGCGGGCGGCGTGCGCGGCGGGTGGCACAATCTTCTGGCCATCATTCCGGGCGGATCATCGACGCCGCTATTGCCACGCGAGATTTGCGATACCGTGCTGATGGATTTCGACAGCCTGAAAGCCGTCAAATCCGGCCTCGGCACGGCGGGCGTAATCGTCATGGATCAATCGACCGACATTATCTACGCCATCGCGCGCCTCAGCCGCTTTTACATGCATGAAAGCTGCGGCCAATGCACGCCGTGCCGCGAGGGCACCGGCTGGCTTTACCGCATGATGCAGCGCATGGTGCGCGGTCAGGCGAAGGTGGAAGAAATCGACAGGCTGCTCGAAGTCACGCGCCAGATCGAGGGCCATACCATCTGCGCCCATGGCGACGCGGCGGGCTGGCCGATCCAGGGACTGATCCGCCATTTCCGCCCGGTGATGGAAGAGCGCATCATGCAATACCGCAAGCAGGCGGCGTGA
- the nuoE gene encoding NADH-quinone oxidoreductase subunit NuoE: MTGYPQPSDFAFTPENIERARKIIAKYPETRQQSAVIPLLELAQRQHDNWLPLAAMNYVADMLSVPRVKIYEVASFYTMFNRQPVGKNFIQVCTTTPCWLRGSDDIKRVCREKLGVGLNEMTADGKFTVVEVECLGACVNAPMVQVNDDFYEDLDAARMEKLIDDLAAGRKPEAGSMTGRRGSCAQTGPTSLKDRKAS; encoded by the coding sequence ATGACCGGCTATCCTCAACCCTCTGATTTCGCCTTCACGCCCGAGAATATCGAACGGGCGCGGAAGATCATCGCCAAATATCCAGAAACCCGGCAGCAGAGCGCGGTCATCCCGCTGCTCGAACTGGCGCAGCGCCAGCATGACAATTGGCTGCCGCTCGCGGCGATGAATTACGTCGCCGACATGCTTTCGGTGCCGCGCGTAAAAATCTACGAAGTCGCCAGCTTCTACACGATGTTCAACCGCCAGCCCGTCGGCAAGAATTTCATCCAGGTTTGCACCACGACGCCTTGCTGGCTGCGCGGCTCGGACGACATCAAGCGCGTCTGCCGGGAGAAGCTCGGCGTCGGCCTCAACGAAATGACGGCGGATGGCAAATTTACGGTGGTCGAGGTCGAATGCCTCGGCGCCTGCGTCAACGCGCCGATGGTGCAGGTCAACGATGATTTCTACGAAGACCTGGACGCGGCGCGGATGGAAAAGCTGATCGACGATCTCGCGGCGGGCAGAAAACCGGAAGCAGGCTCCATGACCGGGCGGCGCGGCAGCTGCGCGCAGACCGGCCCGACGAGTTTGAAGGACAGGAAGGCATCGTAA
- a CDS encoding NADH-quinone oxidoreductase subunit C codes for MAEYTQLPDEAAIRSILGSAVLASGVELGELAVTVGRDRIAEVLRALKDDPATRFTMLIDICGADYPARPERFEVVYHLLSLSKNLRIRIKLTASEATSVPSVTSVYSAAGWFERECWDLFGVVFTGHPDLRRILTDYGFDGHPMRKDFPLTGYTEVRYDNDQKRVVYEPVKLAQDFRNFDFMSPWEGMTNVLLPGDEKAAPQAKAEK; via the coding sequence ATGGCGGAATATACTCAATTGCCGGACGAGGCAGCGATCCGCAGTATTCTCGGGAGCGCCGTGCTGGCGTCCGGCGTCGAACTCGGCGAGCTTGCCGTAACGGTCGGACGCGACCGCATTGCCGAGGTGCTGCGCGCATTGAAAGACGATCCTGCGACCCGATTCACCATGCTGATCGATATTTGCGGCGCCGATTATCCGGCGCGTCCCGAGCGTTTCGAGGTCGTCTATCATTTGTTGAGCCTGTCGAAAAATCTGCGCATCAGGATCAAGCTGACGGCGAGCGAGGCGACGTCCGTGCCGAGCGTAACGAGCGTCTATAGCGCCGCCGGCTGGTTCGAGCGCGAGTGCTGGGATTTGTTCGGCGTGGTTTTCACCGGCCATCCCGATCTGCGCCGCATTCTTACGGATTACGGCTTCGATGGGCATCCGATGCGCAAGGATTTTCCGCTTACCGGCTATACCGAGGTGCGCTATGACAACGACCAGAAGCGCGTCGTCTATGAGCCGGTCAAGCTGGCGCAGGATTTCCGCAATTTCGATTTCATGAGTCCCTGGGAAGGCATGACGAACGTGCTGTTGCCTGGGGATGAAAAAGCCGCACCGCAAGCGAAGGCGGAGAAATAA
- a CDS encoding NADH-quinone oxidoreductase subunit A encodes MSPIVSPDLAASYFPVLLFIGIAIVVACTAVGLSFILGAHKPDSEKNSAYECGFAPFSDARRRFDVRFYLVSILFIIFDLEIAFLFPWAITLGAIGWFGFGSMVLFLAVLTVGFIYEWKKGALEWE; translated from the coding sequence ATGTCGCCCATTGTTTCTCCCGATCTGGCCGCTTCTTATTTTCCGGTGTTGCTGTTTATCGGCATCGCCATCGTGGTCGCGTGCACGGCGGTCGGCTTGTCATTCATTCTCGGCGCGCATAAGCCCGACAGCGAAAAAAATTCGGCCTATGAATGCGGCTTCGCTCCATTTTCCGATGCCCGCCGTCGTTTCGACGTGCGGTTCTATCTGGTTTCGATTCTGTTCATCATCTTCGATCTTGAAATAGCGTTTCTGTTTCCGTGGGCGATTACGCTGGGCGCTATTGGCTGGTTCGGATTCGGTTCGATGGTGCTGTTCCTGGCCGTGCTGACGGTCGGTTTTATCTATGAATGGAAGAAAGGGGCGCTGGAATGGGAATAA
- a CDS encoding UDP-glucose/GDP-mannose dehydrogenase family protein produces the protein MRIVILGAGYVGLVSGACFAEFGVWVCCVDPDAGKIERLKKGQIPIYEPGLDDLVAKNMAAGRLEFETSLSDAMQEGADAIFIAVGTPSRRGDGHADLSYVYQAARDIAAVIGKRFTVVVTKSTVPVGTGREVARIIREANPTADFAMCSNPEFLREGSAIGDFMRPDRVVIGVEDERGGAVMRALYRPLYLLETPILQTGLETSELTKYAGNAFLAAKITFINEIADLCEKVGADVQDVAKGIGLDGRIGRKFLHAGPGYGGSCFPKDTKALVKTAQDFGAPISIIEAVVEANENRKRGMAGRVIAACGGDVKGKTVAVLGVTFKPNTDDMRDSVALNLIPDLQAAGAVIKAYDPVGMKEAAKLLPDVNWAQDTYDALAGAHAAVILTEWNEFRALDFARVRELMAESLLVDFRNVYNPVEVAESGFQYVSIGRISQPQAIIQANSDREHQRRAVAV, from the coding sequence ATGCGTATCGTTATTCTTGGTGCCGGTTATGTGGGTCTGGTTTCCGGAGCCTGTTTCGCTGAATTCGGTGTATGGGTCTGCTGTGTCGATCCCGATGCGGGCAAGATCGAGCGGCTGAAAAAGGGCCAAATCCCGATTTATGAGCCGGGTCTCGATGATCTGGTCGCCAAGAACATGGCGGCAGGCAGGCTGGAATTCGAAACCAGCCTCTCTGACGCGATGCAGGAAGGCGCGGACGCGATCTTTATCGCCGTCGGCACGCCAAGCCGCCGCGGCGACGGTCATGCCGATCTGAGCTATGTCTATCAGGCCGCGCGCGACATCGCGGCAGTGATCGGCAAGCGGTTCACGGTCGTCGTGACCAAATCCACGGTTCCCGTCGGCACCGGCCGCGAAGTGGCGCGGATCATCCGCGAAGCCAATCCGACCGCCGATTTTGCGATGTGCTCGAATCCGGAATTCCTGCGCGAAGGCTCGGCGATCGGCGATTTCATGCGCCCCGACCGGGTCGTGATCGGCGTCGAGGACGAACGCGGCGGCGCGGTGATGCGCGCGCTATACCGGCCGTTGTATCTGCTGGAAACGCCGATCCTGCAAACCGGGCTGGAAACCTCCGAACTCACCAAATATGCGGGCAACGCTTTCCTGGCGGCCAAGATTACCTTCATCAACGAAATCGCCGATTTGTGCGAAAAAGTCGGCGCGGACGTTCAGGACGTGGCGAAGGGCATCGGCCTTGACGGGCGGATCGGGCGTAAATTTCTCCATGCCGGTCCCGGCTATGGCGGTTCATGCTTTCCGAAGGATACCAAGGCATTGGTCAAGACGGCGCAGGATTTCGGCGCGCCGATCTCGATCATCGAAGCCGTCGTGGAGGCCAATGAAAACCGCAAGCGCGGCATGGCCGGACGGGTTATCGCGGCCTGCGGCGGCGATGTGAAGGGGAAAACCGTCGCCGTGCTGGGCGTGACCTTCAAGCCCAATACCGACGATATGCGCGATAGCGTCGCCCTCAACCTGATCCCGGATTTACAGGCCGCGGGCGCTGTCATTAAGGCTTACGATCCTGTCGGCATGAAGGAAGCGGCCAAGCTGCTGCCAGACGTGAACTGGGCGCAGGATACTTATGACGCGTTGGCCGGCGCTCATGCGGCGGTGATCCTGACCGAATGGAACGAGTTCCGCGCGCTGGACTTTGCCCGCGTGCGCGAACTGATGGCTGAATCCCTGCTGGTCGATTTCCGCAATGTCTATAATCCCGTGGAAGTTGCCGAATCCGGATTCCAGTATGTTTCCATAGGGCGGATAAGCCAGCCACAGGCGATTATCCAGGCGAATTCCGACCGCGAACATCAAAGACGCGCGGTCGCCGTCTAA
- a CDS encoding WecB/TagA/CpsF family glycosyltransferase: MSSLAGPFFETLARNNHKLMLIGGQPRAGRGSRQKNLRKLSRSASRCADHGYGDIAPKVAAIMNQSPDAVIVAMGAPRQEMLLLALRDAGYKGVAITCGGFLNQYLEKESYYPKWIDKLNLRFAYRLYKEPRRCGAAILLIIKYSYGVRLMPWRQSISSASCLPSDDRHAIAAKDAGGALRKACRYNNSNTKI, encoded by the coding sequence ATGTCTTCGCTCGCCGGGCCGTTTTTTGAAACGCTGGCCCGCAACAATCATAAGCTTATGCTGATTGGCGGGCAGCCCCGCGCTGGCCGAGGAAGTCGGCAAAAAAATCTCCGGAAACTATCCCGGTCTGCAAGTCGTTGCGCGGATCATGGCTATGGCGATATAGCCCCTAAAGTGGCCGCCATCATGAACCAATCGCCGGATGCCGTCATCGTGGCCATGGGCGCTCCGCGGCAGGAAATGCTGCTTCTGGCGCTTCGTGATGCCGGATATAAAGGCGTCGCCATCACCTGCGGCGGATTTCTCAATCAATATCTGGAAAAAGAAAGCTATTATCCGAAGTGGATCGATAAACTCAATTTACGGTTCGCCTACAGGCTCTATAAAGAGCCTCGCCGCTGTGGCGCCGCTATTTTATTGATTATCAAGTATTCGTATGGCGTGCGATTAATGCCCTGGCGGCAAAGCATATCGTCGGCCTCGTGCCTGCCTTCAGACGATAGGCATGCGATAGCGGCGAAAGATGCGGGCGGGGCTTTGAGAAAAGCTTGCCGCTACAACAATTCAAACACTAAAATATGA
- a CDS encoding oligosaccharide flippase family protein, protein MNHADLEPLLRWFAVIPLLIAGSSVPTALVYKSMNFRVFTIRTIIANFIGGVTGIVMAVKGFGAYALVAQQIVMYSVTNAIIWPGCGWRPRLMFSPRGFAYRAGARHQDDGIVFRAIFLNSNLPPADRQFSRPGLGRAFRHGRTHSPVDVRRTDSSVRGRSIPRFFEHQRRPSGTEKDSRPDYRRDRHLGVSCHRGSRYYRFDVCAAVFRRSMEAGHTRPSAAAHNRRNYPIHHHHARYSARA, encoded by the coding sequence ATGAATCATGCCGATCTCGAACCGCTGCTGCGGTGGTTCGCCGTAATACCGCTTCTCATCGCCGGATCGTCAGTGCCGACGGCGCTGGTCTATAAGTCCATGAATTTCAGGGTCTTTACCATTCGCACGATCATCGCCAATTTTATTGGCGGCGTGACCGGCATTGTGATGGCGGTGAAGGGCTTCGGCGCCTATGCGCTGGTGGCGCAACAGATCGTCATGTATAGCGTGACGAATGCAATCATATGGCCGGGCTGCGGCTGGCGTCCCCGCCTGATGTTCAGCCCGCGCGGATTTGCCTACCGTGCTGGCGCCCGGCATCAAGATGACGGGATCGTCTTTCGTGCAATTTTTTTGAACAGCAATCTCCCGCCTGCTGATCGGCAATTTTCTCGGCCCGGCCTCGGTCGGGCATTTCGGCATGGTCGAACGCATTCGCCAGTCGATGTACGACGTACTGATTCATCCGTTCGCGGTCGTTCTATACCCCGCTTTTTCGAACATCAAAGACGACCATCAGGAACAGAAAAAGATTCTCGGCCAGATTATCGTCGTGACAGGCACCTTGGTGTTTCCTGCCATCGCGGGAGCCGCTATTACCGCTTCGATGTATGTGCCGCTGTTTTTCGGCGAAGCATGGAAGCCGGCCATACCCGTCCTTCAGCTGCTGCTCATAACCGGAGGAACTACCCCATTCATCATCATCATGCGCGATATTCTGCGCGCGCATAA
- a CDS encoding oligosaccharide flippase family protein: MERSGRCWRRARSKDFPFVVFIVIARIVGPEEMGLVNLCYIYITFCYFVIMDIVDGIVNLQLRDDRRLSTLFWTVIAAGIVMAMLGKPPPRLMPRS; this comes from the coding sequence ATGGAGCGTTCTGGGCGCTGCTGGAGAAGGGCGCGCAGCAAGGATTTTCCCTTCGTTGTTTTTATCGTCATCGCGCGCATCGTCGGTCCCGAAGAGATGGGCCTGGTCAATCTGTGCTACATATACATAACATTCTGTTATTTCGTTATCATGGATATCGTCGACGGCATCGTGAACCTTCAGCTGCGCGATGATCGAAGGCTCTCGACCTTGTTCTGGACGGTGATAGCGGCCGGGATTGTGATGGCGATGCTTGGCAAGCCGCCGCCGCGCCTTATGCCGCGATCATGA
- a CDS encoding glycosyltransferase yields MKLSIPSLPRRCNDWELIIVDDGSTDSTTDIIKSYADPRIRLIQQKKAGPSAARWAGDAGGFSRLAEFFRCR; encoded by the coding sequence GTGAAGCTATCGATTCCGTCATTGCCCAGACGGTGCAATGATTGGGAACTCATCATCGTGGACGATGGGTCGACCGACAGTACGACAGATATTATCAAGAGCTACGCGGATCCGCGAATTCGTTTGATCCAGCAAAAGAAGGCGGGGCCGTCCGCGGCGCGCTGGGCCGGGGACGCTGGCGGCTTCTCGCGACTTGCTGAGTTTTTTCGATGCCGATGA